From a single Methylosinus sp. H3A genomic region:
- a CDS encoding M48 family metallopeptidase, whose translation MLRLRRDGLAKTAGSTAITVTHAGETLVVSLRRLGSARRFTLRVRFAARDAVLTMPTRASLREAREFTERHAAWIAARLGRLPETIPFRDGAVVPLRGVDHSIAHRPGARGTVWIETRSSLDSSQCAGFDLCVAGAQEHVHRRVVDFLKREARRDLEEAVERHTRTLGLTARSVGLRDTVSRWGSCSATGSLNFSWRLVMAPPFVLDYLAAHEVAHLEYLDHSDRFWALARRLCAETDRAEIWLSAHGAHLHKFGVAE comes from the coding sequence ATGCTTCGTCTCCGACGCGACGGACTCGCAAAGACCGCGGGCTCCACAGCCATAACAGTCACTCACGCCGGCGAGACGCTCGTCGTCTCGCTGCGGCGTCTCGGCAGCGCCCGTCGCTTCACGCTGCGCGTTCGATTCGCGGCGCGCGACGCCGTGCTCACAATGCCGACGCGCGCCTCTTTGCGCGAGGCGCGCGAATTCACCGAACGTCACGCCGCCTGGATCGCCGCGCGCCTCGGCCGGCTGCCGGAGACGATTCCCTTCCGCGACGGCGCCGTCGTGCCTCTGCGCGGCGTCGACCATTCGATCGCGCATCGCCCCGGCGCGCGCGGAACCGTATGGATCGAGACGCGTTCTTCTCTGGACTCGTCGCAATGCGCGGGTTTCGATCTCTGCGTCGCCGGCGCGCAGGAACATGTTCATCGCCGCGTCGTCGACTTTCTGAAACGCGAGGCGCGCCGCGATCTGGAAGAGGCGGTGGAGCGCCATACGCGCACGCTCGGCCTCACCGCGCGCAGCGTCGGTCTGCGCGACACGGTGAGCCGCTGGGGCTCCTGCTCGGCGACAGGCTCGCTGAATTTCTCCTGGCGGCTGGTGATGGCGCCGCCTTTCGTGCTCGACTATCTCGCCGCGCATGAGGTCGCCCATCTCGAATATCTCGATCACTCCGATCGCTTCTGGGCGCTGGCGCGACGCCTATGCGCCGAGACGGACCGCGCCGAGATATGGCTCTCCGCGCATGGCGCGCATTTGCATAAATTCGGCGTGGCCGAATAG
- a CDS encoding SCO family protein: MSKSYAKSSQKGRAKGGNIPKLPLFAIGGVFLAAFAALVVFTSLKPPPPPASAIGGPFQLVAHNGQTVTEKDFLGRPFLVFFGYTHCPDICHTTLFEISEILRSLGPKANAGAMFVTVDPERDTPAVLKDYLSNFDPRIIGVSGERAALDPVLKEYRIYAKKAADSGEDYAVDHTTVVYLMDKSGRFVSSFNVGRKPAEAARELERYM, encoded by the coding sequence ATGTCCAAGAGTTACGCCAAGAGTTCGCAAAAGGGTCGCGCCAAGGGCGGCAATATTCCCAAGCTGCCTCTCTTCGCGATCGGCGGTGTCTTCCTCGCGGCCTTCGCCGCGCTGGTCGTCTTCACCAGCCTGAAGCCGCCGCCGCCGCCCGCCTCTGCCATCGGTGGTCCGTTCCAGCTCGTCGCGCACAACGGCCAGACGGTCACCGAGAAGGATTTTCTCGGCCGGCCGTTCCTGGTTTTCTTCGGCTACACGCATTGCCCGGACATCTGCCACACCACTTTGTTCGAAATATCCGAGATCCTGCGCTCGCTCGGACCAAAGGCCAACGCCGGCGCCATGTTCGTGACCGTCGATCCAGAGCGCGACACGCCCGCCGTGCTCAAGGACTATCTCTCCAATTTCGATCCGCGCATCATCGGCGTCTCCGGCGAGCGGGCCGCGCTCGATCCCGTGCTGAAGGAATATCGCATCTACGCCAAAAAGGCGGCGGACAGCGGCGAAGACTATGCGGTCGATCATACGACCGTCGTCTATCTGATGGACAAAAGCGGCCGCTTCGTCAGCTCCTTCAATGTCGGACGCAAGCCCGCCGAGGCCGCGCGCGAGCTCGAACGCTATATGTGA